From Rissa tridactyla isolate bRisTri1 chromosome 7, bRisTri1.patW.cur.20221130, whole genome shotgun sequence, a single genomic window includes:
- the SEC22A gene encoding vesicle-trafficking protein SEC22a: protein MSMILSASVVRVRDGLPLSASTDYEQSTGMQECRKYFKMLSKKLSQLPDRCTLKTGHYNINFISSLGVSYMMLCTENYPSVLAFCFLDELQKEFITTYNMMKTNTAVRPYCFIEFDNFIQRTKQRYNNTRSLSTKMNLADMQTEIKLRPPYQISVSELGSANGFSHLSMAEYKGTGKISAAPHQRLEPVTLPGIVSFVLSLLCGALNLIRGFHAIESLLQNEGEDFSYVIAFFLGTAACLYQCYLFVYYTGWRNAKSFLTFGLICLCNMYLYELRNLWQLFFHVTVGAFSTLQIRLRQPQGKSPDYNV, encoded by the exons ATGTCTATGATTTTGTCTGCCTCTGTGGTCCGTGTAAGGGATGGACTCCCATTGTCTGCATCTACCGATTATGAGCAGAGCACAGGAATGCAAGaatgtagaaaatattttaaaatgctctcaAAGAAACTTTCGCAGCTTCCTGATAGATGTACCCTGAAAACTGGGCATTATAATATAAA CTTTATCAGTTCTCTGGGAGTAAGCTATATGATGTTGTGCACTGAAAATTATCCCAGTGTCCTGGCTTTCTGCTTCCTGGATGAGCTTCAGAAAGAGTTCATCACTACCTATAATATGATGAAGACAAATACTGCTGTCAGACCATACTGTTTTATAGAATTTG ATAATTTCATTCAAAGGACCAAACAGAGATATAACAACACACGTTCTTTATCAACAAAGATGAATCTTGCTGACATGCAGACAGAAATCAAACTGAGACCGCCGTATCAAATTTCTGTGTCAGAACTTGGTTCAGCTAATGGGTTCTCACATTTATCCATGGCAGAATACAAGGGTACTGGTAAGATATCGGCAG CTCCTCATCAGCGCCTGGAACCTGTGACTCTGCCAGGGATTGTCTCATTTGTGCTTAGTCTGTTATGTGGGGCTTTGAATTTAATTCGTGGCTTTCATGCCATAGAAAGTCTTCTCCAG aatgaaGGTGAAGATTTCAGCTATGTTATTGCATTTTTTCTTGGAACAGCAGCCTGTTTGTACCAG TGTTACCTGTTTGTGTACTACACAGGTTGGAGGAACGCCAAATCCTTCCTGACTTTTGGGTTAATTTGCCTGTGTAACATGTATCTGTATGAACTGCGCAACTTGTGGCAGCTCTTCTTTCATGTGACTGTAGGAGCATTTTCTACCTTACAAATTCGGCTGCGACAACCACAGGGAAAGTCCCCTGATTACAATGTCTGA